A stretch of DNA from Octopus bimaculoides isolate UCB-OBI-ISO-001 unplaced genomic scaffold, ASM119413v2 Scaffold_28207, whole genome shotgun sequence:
ggtaagtggcttgcttatgaaccacatggttccgggttcagtcccactgcgtgacacttcgGGCCaagaatacataataaaaactGAGGGAAATGAAATCGGAAAAGTGTACTTACTCTGACAAGTGACCCCTTGTCTCTGGATCCCGAGCAGTAAGGAGAAACACTGGGAGCACTTGGAAAGGGACGAGAAAGTCGTGACCAAGAACTGGTGGCCCTTCGGTTGGTTGGCAGATTTCGAGGGGAGGGCCTTGTCTGCGCTCCAGAGGAGGGGGTCCAACGCGGGTTCGGCGTAGAGCCGGATGGACTGCGTCTCCGAACTGGACGGGCCGGGGTCGAGCTCGCTGGGCAGGTCGGTGTGGGAGGTCGTCCGGGAGTCGTTTATGGACGACGCTTCCTCGCTGGATTCGTCCACCTCGCTCTCGTTGGCCGACTGcacagagaaaacaaaaagacgggggaaatttgaatgaatgaatgaatgaatggaaaattaaaaattaagaaacgaATACTTAATTAATAAAGagatgattaattaataaataggcgtaggagtggctgtgtggtaagtagcttgcttagcaaccacaccCTAAATCTaaatccctaaccctaactctaaaaccctatacCTAACCCCggccctaaaaccctaaccgtaacccttaAACCCTATACCTAACTATAAAACCCTATACCTAACCTCGGCCcaaaaaccccaaccctaaaaccctaactctaaaatcctATCCCTAACCataaaaccctaaccctcaccctaaaaccctaactctaaaaccctatgcCTAACTTTGGCCCTGAAACccaaaccctgaccctaaaaccctatccctaaccctgaccctaacccccTATACCTAACCTCGgccctaaaaccctatccctaacccagaccctaactctaaaaccccaaccctgaccctaaaaccataactctaatatacgatgggcttctttcagtttccgtctaccaaatcctctcacaaggcttcggtctgcccaaggctatagtagaagacacttgctcaaggtgccaagaAATGGGACCGAACCCCgcaaccatgaggttggtaagcaagctacttaccacacagccacccctacacctatatatatatatatatatactatgggcttctttcagtttccttctatcaaatccactcacaagtcttcggttagcatgaggctatagtagaagacacttgtccaaggtgccacacagtgggactgaaccccgcaaccatgaggttggtaagcaagctacttaacacacagccacccctacacctatatatatatatacatacatatatatacacacacatatatatatatatatatatatatgaggggcttcttaTCACGAAGACCATCCAGCAATATAAATGATAAGGAAAAACACGAACGAGGCTTTTCAAAGAACTGAGGGGCCCTCAAAAccctcacacaaatgcacacacgaaGGGCAGAAGATCCTGCACTTACCTCAAACTGCATTGAATAGAACATCTGGTGCGGGTGTTCCTGGAAGTTGGTCACTATCACTAcaagggacaagaaaaaaaggGGTCAGTTTGTTAATGTTTGGCATTTGACGATTATCAAATCCTGAAAGAGAGAAATTCTTCAAAAACTAATTCaaacatattttttcttatacgaggggcttctttcagtttccgtctaccaaatccactcacaaggctttggttggcccgaggctatagtaaaagacacttgcccaagttgccacgcagtgggactgaacccagaaccatgtggttcgtaagcaagctgcttaccacacagccactcctacacctatgtggtaagtagcttccttaccaacctcatggtgccgggttcagtcccactgcatggcaccttgggcaagtgtcttctactatagcctcgggctgaccaaagtcttgtgagtggNNNNNNNNNNNNNNNNNNNNNNNNNNNNNNNNNNNNNNNNNNNNNNNNNNNNNNNNNNNNNNNNNNNNNNNNNNNNNNNNNNNNNNNNNNNNNNNNNNNNNNNNNNNNNNNNNNNNNNNNNNNNNNNNNNNNNNNNNNNNNNNNNNNNNNNNNNNNNNNNNNNNNNNNNNNNNNNNNNcgttcgtgcgtttgtactggtttagggttagggttagagttagggttagggttagggctagggttagggtcagggttagagtcagggttaaggtttagggttagggttacggttagggttagggttagggttagagttagggttagggtttagggtttagggttagagttagggtttagggtttagggttagagttagggttaagggtttagggttagggttaggactagggtcagggtcagggttaaagtttagggttagggtagggttttagggttagggttggggtttagggttagggttagggatgggaaaatatataaatacacttacttTTAGTTTCGTGTTTGTCACCAGCTAAAAGCCTAAAGTCCTTCATCTGTTTCAGTTCTTCGCGTAGCTTTCTGAGTTCCGTTTCGTACTCTTGCAACttgctaaatgaaaaaaaaaacaagagaaatttaacatatcatcatcatcatcgttgtttaacgtctgctttccatgctagcatgggttggatgatttgactgaggactggtgaaaccggatggctacaccaggctctaatctgatttggcagagtttctacagctggatgcccttcctaacgccaactactcagagagtgtagtaggtgcttttacgtgtcacctgcacgaaggccagtcaggcggtattggcaacagtcacactcaaaatggtgtcttttatgtgccacccgctcaagagccagtccaggggcactggcaacgatctcgctcgaaagtccttacatatgccccaggacttattctttgtaagcctagtacttattctatcggttctcttttgccgaactgctaagttacggggggaaCGTAAACCACaagtgccatcacaatttcgctttcgcttgtcccaataagtcttcgcaagctgagtttagtgtccgaCGGAGGAAGGGTACgcctaagtggactggctgaggccttagatttagatcTAACTTGGCTTGCTGggatacaaaaataagaggaatgaccagcaaaagtggactcctatatgctagaaatagatgccatatcattctaaccacgaaaaaaatgttctcagtagaaaaatttagcgacacaacagaccgtaaaagggcaagacaaaaaaaaaaaaatactaaataaataaaaaaaaaaacgattaacctacgtaccatggtttcacctgttaaaatttacatacgtaaatatctgcaggatcatcagcgtagtctgtcgatttataacatataatttccagaactagacacacaagacgtccacccgaaagggagcacgtgtagaccgataggataagtactaggcttctaaaaaataagtcctggggtcgatttgctcgactaaaggtggtgctccagcatggccgcagtcaaatgactgaaacaagtaaaagagtataagtaaatatctgcaggatcatcagcgtagtctgtcgatttataaaatataatttccagaactagacacaagacgtccacccgaaagggagcacgtgtagagttctacacgtgctccctttcgggtggacgtcttgtgtgtCTAGtgctgaaaattatattttataaatcgacagactacgctgatgatcctgcagatatttactt
This window harbors:
- the LOC106872427 gene encoding serine/threonine-protein kinase Genghis Khan-like, which translates into the protein MEILNLQSSLQNEIQAKQQISEELTKSKANQVATENKLQEYETELRKLREELKQMKDFRLLAGDKHETKMIVTNFQEHPHQMFYSMQFESANESEVDESSEEASSINDSRTTSHTDLPSELDPGPSSSETQSIRLYAEPALDPLLWSADKALPSKSANQPKGHQFLVTTFSSLSKCSQCFSLLLGIQRQGVTCQSKYTFPISFPSVFIMYSWPEVSR